Proteins from one Candidatus Binataceae bacterium genomic window:
- the hisS gene encoding histidine--tRNA ligase, whose amino-acid sequence MTRLRGFQDLLGQPAAAATMIENCARQLMARYAVREIRIPLLERVELYQRSSGETSDVVTKQMYAFTDRDEGQTVLALRPEGTPGVVRAYVEAGLDKRDPEQRFFYGGPMFRRERPQKGRYRQFYQFGVEIFGRADPACDAELITMVDDLCRELKLAVDFEINSLGCQECRPAFRAALLAYGREHWAHLCHDCHERLEHNPLRLLDCKIDVELAAAAPKSLDFLCPQCRHHFDLVQQLLAAAGVAYKVNPRIVRGLDYYVRTTFEVYCQALGAQNAIAAGGRYDGLVATLGGASVPASGFAIGVDRLALALELVAPGSARRVALIALGEQAVVRAAELARQLRQYPFEVELLSPERSLKAQLKRANHLGSRYAVILGEDELARGRAQLRDLERSLQHEVALEDLAQTLCAQRREDAI is encoded by the coding sequence TTGACACGGCTTAGAGGCTTTCAGGATCTCCTCGGGCAGCCCGCAGCGGCGGCCACGATGATCGAGAATTGCGCGCGCCAGTTGATGGCGCGCTACGCGGTGCGCGAAATCCGCATCCCGCTGTTGGAGCGGGTGGAACTCTACCAGCGCTCCAGCGGCGAGACCTCCGACGTGGTTACCAAGCAGATGTACGCCTTCACCGATCGCGACGAAGGGCAAACCGTGCTGGCGCTACGGCCGGAGGGGACGCCCGGAGTGGTGCGGGCCTATGTCGAGGCAGGACTGGACAAGCGCGACCCGGAGCAGCGATTTTTTTACGGCGGGCCGATGTTTCGGCGCGAGCGGCCGCAAAAAGGGCGCTATCGCCAGTTCTATCAATTCGGAGTCGAAATCTTCGGTCGCGCGGATCCCGCTTGCGACGCCGAGCTGATTACAATGGTCGATGACCTGTGCCGCGAACTCAAGCTGGCGGTGGACTTCGAGATCAACTCCCTGGGGTGCCAGGAATGCCGGCCGGCGTTTCGTGCCGCCCTGCTGGCCTACGGGCGCGAGCATTGGGCACACCTATGCCACGATTGCCACGAGCGCCTGGAGCATAATCCACTGCGCCTGCTGGATTGCAAAATTGACGTCGAATTGGCTGCGGCCGCGCCTAAGAGCCTGGATTTTCTGTGCCCCCAATGCCGGCACCATTTCGACCTCGTCCAGCAATTGCTTGCTGCCGCCGGGGTCGCCTACAAGGTCAATCCGCGAATCGTGCGCGGCCTGGACTATTACGTCCGCACCACCTTCGAGGTCTATTGCCAGGCGCTGGGCGCGCAAAACGCGATCGCCGCCGGCGGGCGTTACGACGGCTTGGTGGCAACGCTGGGCGGAGCTTCGGTGCCGGCTAGCGGCTTCGCCATCGGGGTCGACCGTCTGGCCCTGGCGCTGGAGCTTGTCGCCCCCGGCTCAGCGCGTCGGGTGGCGCTGATTGCGCTGGGCGAGCAGGCCGTGGTGCGTGCGGCTGAGCTAGCCCGCCAACTGCGCCAGTACCCGTTCGAGGTAGAATTGCTCTCGCCCGAACGCAGCCTCAAAGCTCAGCTCAAGCGTGCCAATCATCTGGGTAGCCGCTATGCGGTGATCCTGGGCGAGGACGAATTGGCGCGCGGGCGGGCCCAACTACGCGACTTGGAGCGCAGCCTGCAGCACGAGGTGGCCCTGGAGGATTTGGCCCAAACCCTGTGCGCGCAGCGCCGTGAGGATGCTATTTAG